From the genome of Adhaeribacter pallidiroseus:
TAAAAATTACCGTTATTTTAACCAGTAATTTAAATATTAGAGGCAAGAGTGTAAGTTTTTTGCGAACTAACGGAATAAAAAAGCTTTTCGCGCTATAAATTGGTTAGTTGATTTCGGTTCAAACAAAATTTAAATAAAGCTTTTTGTACTATAAAGTACTGTTAGCTCCTTTATACGAAACGCATTACCACCATATAAATTAGCCATTGCTACCTTCTTTATAGATTCATAATTTAAAAAATTAGGTTGTAAATTTTCCCACCGATTTTAAGACATTTATGAAACCAGCTGATTTACCCTTTACCTATTTATATCAGTAAAATTAGTTTTTTAAATTTTGGTGATTGGCGGCATTATTACTTATTTATAGGTAGGAGAATAATGAACCGGCTTTACCTAGCCTCTTATTTTTAAATTAATTTAAAATTCACTAACCTACTTCTTGCCTTTTCGTAAATCTTTTTTAACTTTGAAAAACAAAGTACTTTAGAGCAAAACAAACGTTAAACTAAGTGGAGCTGCGCTATTTAAACCATAATTTCGCTTGGTAAATCTAAAAAGGTAGCTTCTAACGGCGGAACACCTGGCCTGATCGGAGTGCCGGAGCAAATAATTCGGGGCGCTCGGAAATAAGTTAGCAGCAACCGCTCATAACCTGTTTCCTTAGTTAGGTAATTTATATAAAACGAAATACTTGTAAAAAGAAAAGCAGTAGTAAAACCAACAGGCAACAGCAACCTGATCTTACACCATTTTAGAGATTAAGAAAAAGCATTTAAAGTTATTTACCTGTCCTATCTACCTAATTAAACAGGATATTTTTTTACATATATACTTTGTAATTCAAAGCACTTTATTAACCTACTTTGTACTAATTAATTACCCTTAACCAGCATTACAATGCCCCAAAGCAACGAGCACTAAACAAGTTAATTCCTGCGGCTTTAGCGGGTAATCAAGTGAGTTTCAGTAGCGTGATTCAGTACTATTACTACATAACTGCTTAAACTAACCGGAATAAAAGAGAGAAATTAAAAAATTTAAAATTATACTATCATGCGTAACATCAAGAATTTTCCAGAAGAAACAGTAGAAAACAGCGGATCCATTATTTTAAACAGCATTAGCTGGCTGTTTGGCATTGTTGTTTTTGCCATTGGCGTAGTAAATATGTTTTATGGGAACGACCCTGGGTTTGGCATTTTCATACTCCTTCTTTCATTTGTTTACTTCCTGCCAGTAAAAGCCATTTTCCAGAAAAAGATACATTTTGCTATTCCCAGATTAAACCTCTTGAAAGTTTTCCTGGGCTTGTTTATTATCTGGACCGCCTTAGGTGTTGGGGAATTATTTGATAAAATAAACCTCTTATTGCGTGATTTACATTCCTGAAAAATTAGCTTTCCAATAAAATTAGTAACAACATACAATTTATGATTATGCAAAATAAAAGACTTATCGGCATTATGCTCACCGTGGCGTTTTTATTGTTTATTCCTTTGATTGCGATGCAGTTTACCGCAGAAGTAAACTGGACTTTGTCGGACTTCGGGATTGCTGGGATTTTACTGCTCGGTACTGGTTTGCTGTGCGAAGGGGTTATGCGAACAGTTCAGAAAAAAGATTACCGTATCGGTATTATTGCCTTTATTCTGGTGGTACTCTTGCTCGTTTGGGCAGAATTGGCAGTTGGCATTTTCGGAACACCCTTCGCGGGTAGTTAGCAGGTAAAATCCTGAACGAGAACGAACGGTATATCCGATTAAAATGAAACAAGTATGGGAAATAAAATAGTAGTAAATAAAAGCTTAGGTCTTTGGCGTACAAGCGCTTGGGTATTTGGTTTAGCTGTTTTAACCGTTGGCCTATTAAATCTATTTTTGGTACATCCGGTACCCGGAACAGCTTATCTTCTTCTAGCGTTGGTTTACCTTCCACCGGCTAATGCCTACTTCGCAAAGAGGTTTAATTTTTCAATTCCACTGGTCGTAAAAATTATGCTGGGCCTTCTTCTGTTTCTGTTCACGTTAGGCGTAAGCGATTTAGGTGATATAATGGATAAGTTGTAAAAGTTCGGCCATGAAAAACGAAATTCTCGCTAACCTGCACGATCCAGGCCAGCTCGAAAAGCTTTATCGCCGCAATAAGGCCTCTTTTAAGCAAGCGTTCCGTAACCTTTATCCGGAATTAAAAGGGAATTTACTCGCGGAATTCTGGAACGAAAGGCTGCATTACGATAACGAAGAAATTAATTGGGGCACTACCCGCGAATTAGTAATGGTGCTACTGGCGGCACTGGTAGCGGGTTTTATTGCTAAAATTCCAAGTCTTTTTCAGATCAACGAAGAATTCTTTTATCCCAGGAACATAGGTTTCATCTTTCTACCGTTGCTCATGGCTTATTTTGCCCGACAAAATAAATTACAACCCAAGTTAATCGGAATAGTCGGTGGTGGCATTTTGCTCTCTCTTATTTACATCAATTTACTTCCGGAATCTAATACCAGCGACACATTGATCCTGGCTTGTATTCATTTGCCTTTGCTGCTATGGTCATTATTAGGCGTAACCTTTGCCGGCAATAATTTTTTAGATTATAACCAACGACTAAATTTTTTAAAATACAACGGCGATCTGGTGGTAATGACCACGCTTATTCTGATTGCCGGCGGCCTCCTGACCGGGATTACCATTGGGCTATTCTCCCTGATTGGTTTTCAGATTAAACAGTTATATTTTGAATATTTTGGCGTTTTCGGACTGGCGGCTGCCCCTATTGTTGGTACTTACTTAACCCAGACAAATCCGCAGTTGGTAAATAAAGTTTCGCCGGTCATAGCTAAAATATTCAGCCCGCTGGTTTTAGTAATGCTTTTAGTTTATTTAGGTGCCATCGTATATTCGGGCAAAGACCCTTACAACGACCGGGAATTTTTAATTATTTTTAATTTATTACTGATCGGGGTTATGGCGATCATCTTCTTTTCGGTGGCCGAAAGCTTTAAAACCAAGCGCCATACCACCGCTACCTGGGTCCTTTTTCTTTTATCAACGGTAACTGTTTTGGTAAATGGCATTGCGTTATCGGCCATTGTGTTCCGGATTGCGGAGTGGGGCCTTACTCCTAACCGGTTGGCGGTGCTGGGCAGTAATTTACTCATGCTCCTCCACCTGCTGTTTATTACTTTTCAGTTTTATAAAGTACTAACCAAAAAATCAGAAATAACAACCATAAGTCGGGCTATCGCTATATTTTTACCCATTTACAGTCTATGGGCAGCATCGGTCTTTTTTTTATTTCCCTTGGTTTTTAATTTTAAATAAGGCTCTTAGCGTATGTATCTCTTATAAATAAAGCAGAAGCAGTAAGGTTAAATGCTACTCATAACTAATTATAGCTAAAAATGACTAGTAGCCTTAAAAGAACGGGTACCAAGCTTGGTCTGTGTTTAAGGTAAGTCGGGATAATACCGGTTGTTCATTAAGGCGAATTAACTTGCTTCGGGATGAATCAAAATTTAAAAAAAAAGTATAATTTTAAAAGTTCCGTACCAATAGTTTAGTTGATTTATGGACTAAAACTAGATTTTTCCTTTAAAAGCAGGTTATTTTTTTAAATTTTCGGGCAGTTCTTTAATAGCAATGTTACGAAAACGATGGGTGGCTCCCGGCGCCCAAGAGTCCAGAATATTCCAACCCACTACGGAAGACGAGAACAAGGCCGTCCAGTGCGATTGCAAACCAATCCTGCCCTGGGTTGCTCCGGCAATAAAGTCGTTTTTAGGTTGGGTTACGTCCCACATCTGTACCCCGTTAATCCATAAAGTAATCCGGGGCACCTCGCCTACCATTTTGATCCGGAAGGAATTCCAATCGTTGGCCCGCCATACTTTTTCCCGCCCGGCGGTTTTTGCTTCTTGGCTCACGGGCATGCGTTCGCCGAGTAAATTACCCGTGCTGCCGGCGGCTTCGTCCAGTTCAATCTGGTAGGCAATGCCACTTTCGGAGGACCGAATAAATATGCCGCCGTTGGTAAAAGAATCAATTTTAGCTTCCAGGTACAGCTCGAAATTTTTAAATTTTTTATCCGACAGCAACACCCCGCCTTGTCCGTAAGGATTTTGCCGAATAACTATTGCGCCATCTTCCACCCGTACATCGGGGGTAGTGCCCTGGTGCGTGGTGCGGCTAAGGTGCCAACCGCGCAAATCTTTTCCGTTAAAAACAGGCGTAAAACCCGCCGGAATTTGCGCCCAAGCCGGAGTAAGACTTAAAGTGCTAACAAACAGAATGAATACACTTTTTACGGTCATTTTTATGTAGTACAATCTTTAGAAACACCTATCTAAGAACTTTTAACTCAAAACTATTAACCCATAACTCTAAATTCATTTCCGTGCTTCCATTACTAACCGAACACCCGCATCAAAACCATTCCCGGGGCCGGCAGCGTGAGTCATATAAGTAGCATTTTTAACATCGCCGGTAAAAGAAGCGCCTTTTAACACGTGTTCTTTTCCGGCACGGGGTGGGACCGGATCAGCGAAAATTTTCTCGTTGTAGTAATCCTGCATCCACTCCCACACGTTGCCCAACATGTCGTATACTCCCCAGGCATTGGGTTTCTTTTGCCCAACTGGGCTGGTAGTAGTGCCCCCCAAAACCGCAACTTCATTTATTTCGGACCAAGGTATATCTTCTTTGGCGCCGGCCCGCGCGGCGTACTCCCATTCAAACTCGGTGGGTAACCGGTAGGTATGTTGCTTATCCTGGGCATTTAATTTTTGTACGAAGGCTTGGGCATCCTGCCAGGTGATGTTTTCGACAGGGTGCTGCGCGTTGTTATCTTTTACCTTATCTTTTTTAAAAAAAGCGGGATTGGTGCCCATAATTTTTTGCCATTGTTCCTGCGTAACTTCAAATTTTCCGATGTAATAAGGCTGGTTCAAGTTCACGGTGAAGCCCGGCCTGAAAGCTTTATGGGCCATTTCGGCGGCGGTTTTATAAGCGCTCGCCGGCAAAGTGGGGCGGTTTAATTTTTCTTTCGGCGGCTCTCCTGTACCCGGCTGAAACTTACCTACCACCATACTGCCCGGTTGTATCAACACGAACTCCATTCCAAACGTATTGGTGAAGGTGACGGGTTGGGCTACAAGTTTTATGGGTAACAACAGAAGAATCAAACCAAGTCTGACTATTGGTTTGATTGAAAATT
Proteins encoded in this window:
- a CDS encoding DUF4153 domain-containing protein, yielding MKNEILANLHDPGQLEKLYRRNKASFKQAFRNLYPELKGNLLAEFWNERLHYDNEEINWGTTRELVMVLLAALVAGFIAKIPSLFQINEEFFYPRNIGFIFLPLLMAYFARQNKLQPKLIGIVGGGILLSLIYINLLPESNTSDTLILACIHLPLLLWSLLGVTFAGNNFLDYNQRLNFLKYNGDLVVMTTLILIAGGLLTGITIGLFSLIGFQIKQLYFEYFGVFGLAAAPIVGTYLTQTNPQLVNKVSPVIAKIFSPLVLVMLLVYLGAIVYSGKDPYNDREFLIIFNLLLIGVMAIIFFSVAESFKTKRHTTATWVLFLLSTVTVLVNGIALSAIVFRIAEWGLTPNRLAVLGSNLLMLLHLLFITFQFYKVLTKKSEITTISRAIAIFLPIYSLWAASVFFLFPLVFNFK
- a CDS encoding formylglycine-generating enzyme family protein produces the protein MILLLLPIKLVAQPVTFTNTFGMEFVLIQPGSMVVGKFQPGTGEPPKEKLNRPTLPASAYKTAAEMAHKAFRPGFTVNLNQPYYIGKFEVTQEQWQKIMGTNPAFFKKDKVKDNNAQHPVENITWQDAQAFVQKLNAQDKQHTYRLPTEFEWEYAARAGAKEDIPWSEINEVAVLGGTTTSPVGQKKPNAWGVYDMLGNVWEWMQDYYNEKIFADPVPPRAGKEHVLKGASFTGDVKNATYMTHAAGPGNGFDAGVRLVMEARK
- a CDS encoding 3-keto-disaccharide hydrolase, producing MTVKSVFILFVSTLSLTPAWAQIPAGFTPVFNGKDLRGWHLSRTTHQGTTPDVRVEDGAIVIRQNPYGQGGVLLSDKKFKNFELYLEAKIDSFTNGGIFIRSSESGIAYQIELDEAAGSTGNLLGERMPVSQEAKTAGREKVWRANDWNSFRIKMVGEVPRITLWINGVQMWDVTQPKNDFIAGATQGRIGLQSHWTALFSSSVVGWNILDSWAPGATHRFRNIAIKELPENLKK